DNA from Blastocatellia bacterium:
CTCCGAATTTTCTGCCGTGCCGATAACAAAACCTGGTCTCTGTCCGTATGATATGCTCTCGTGTCTATGATTGTTGACGTGGAGCAAACAGCCTGCTATAAGTGTAGCCGCCCGGTAGACAACATCAGGTTGGCGCACACGCTTGACGCTTTGTTGTAGACACGATGACATGCACGCAATTTTCCATGGAGGTGTCATGAACCACAGCAAGAGCAAGAAGCATCAGCAGGGGTCCTCTGTGCCCATGCTATTGGGATTATGTTTGACATTGTTCAGCTATTTTATCGTGATCGGGCAGGCGCAACCGACGCCTCGGTCAATTGACTTAGCAATGGGCGCTGACATGTCGGTTTTAGGCATGGAATCAGGTGAACCGCTTGACACGGTCTCGCCGGGAACCGTGAGCGGCGCCATGCAAGTGCTCTCAGTTGACCTGAATAACGACACGGTAGGCGATATGGTCATCGGATTGCCGTCGGCCAATGCGCCGGCAGGGCGAACCGGCGCCGGGCGAGTCTATGTGGTGTTTGGACGAGCTGGGCAGCCCGCGGGCGCCATTCGTGATCTGTTTATGACGCCACCCAACATCATCATCTATGGAGCAGCGACCGGCGATCAATTTGGCGCGGCGTTAGCCGCTGGCGACGTCAATGGAGATGGCGTCAAAGACTTGATCATCGGGGCGCCATTTGCTGACGAGCCTTCAGGGAGTGCCAATCCTGTGCGCCCGAATGTCGGCAAGGTCTACATCATCTTCGGCGGCCCGAATGTTGGTCAGACGGCGATACGCGACATGAGTCAGCCGGCCAATACGGGAGGCGCTGATGTGACAATCATTGGATGGGGTGGTGAACCCAATGCGATGATGATCCGAGATGATGCCGACCGCGCTGGCATTTCGGTCGCCTCGGGTGACATTAACGGGGACCGCGTGGATGACATCATTGTCGGCGCGCCGGGCAATGACGGGCGTGATGGGCGGCGGCTGGATGGCGGAGCCGTCTATGTGTTCTTTGGTCAGCGAAACTGGAGCAGTGGCGCCGTGCGTGATGCTGCCATGCCGCTGCCGGCTGGGGTGAATCTGTTGATTTTTGGCCGGGCTGTGAATTTTCCGGGTCGTGGCGATATCGGTGGAAATTTGGGACGCGTTGTCGCTGTCGGTAACATCGCTGGCGATGCAGCGGCCGACATCATTACCTCTGCGATGATCATTGATATTCGGAATTTGGACCTGGGGCCAGGCGAGGTCTACGGCGTTGTTGGTTCAACAGCTTTATCTACTACACAGGCGACGGTCTACGATGTGACCAGCGGCAGTGGCCGCTATGGCGGCTCACAGCAGCCGAATTTCACGATCTTCGGCGCGGATGCACAAGACCTCTTTGACTGCACGCTCGCCGTTGGCAACCTGAATGCTGATGGGTACGAGGACATCATCATCGGAGCTCCGCAAGCTGACGGGCCCAACAATGGCCGGAGCGCCGCCGGAGAGGTTTATGTGATCAATGGCGCGATGACCGTTGCCAGTCGCAACTTGGCTCAAACGGCCGCTGACGCGACCATCATCGGCGCGTTGGTTGGCGACCAGCTCGGTTCATCGGTGGCGCTGGGCGATGTTAACGGGGACCGCATCAAGGATCTCATCCTTGGCTTGCCTCTTGGTCAAGGAGCCGCGTCGCAAAATGCAGCCGGGCGCGTGCATGTGCTCTATGGCGGCGCCGGCTTCA
Protein-coding regions in this window:
- a CDS encoding integrin alpha, coding for MNHSKSKKHQQGSSVPMLLGLCLTLFSYFIVIGQAQPTPRSIDLAMGADMSVLGMESGEPLDTVSPGTVSGAMQVLSVDLNNDTVGDMVIGLPSANAPAGRTGAGRVYVVFGRAGQPAGAIRDLFMTPPNIIIYGAATGDQFGAALAAGDVNGDGVKDLIIGAPFADEPSGSANPVRPNVGKVYIIFGGPNVGQTAIRDMSQPANTGGADVTIIGWGGEPNAMMIRDDADRAGISVASGDINGDRVDDIIVGAPGNDGRDGRRLDGGAVYVFFGQRNWSSGAVRDAAMPLPAGVNLLIFGRAVNFPGRGDIGGNLGRVVAVGNIAGDAAADIITSAMIIDIRNLDLGPGEVYGVVGSTALSTTQATVYDVTSGSGRYGGSQQPNFTIFGADAQDLFDCTLAVGNLNADGYEDIIIGAPQADGPNNGRSAAGEVYVINGAMTVASRNLAQTAADATIIGALVGDQLGSSVALGDVNGDRIKDLILGLPLGQGAASQNAAGRVHVLYGGAGFIRPTRDLRVEAQAADMTIFGGGVGDQIGSSVSAGDVNGDQIEDLLIASPFADTCTAGQRPKAGVTFVVYGRR